From the Cervus elaphus chromosome 20, mCerEla1.1, whole genome shotgun sequence genome, one window contains:
- the LOC122676624 gene encoding antigen-presenting glycoprotein CD1d-like, whose amino-acid sequence MNGTGAPGQRAARGRRAGKAADARGGRAQTDTPREAGSLTHQPENLLPPASSCLAPGDRARFRASRHHPFFPNLAVCLFLLLFLLPSVLSLPCPRFLRSVLSPEPQTSYSFRGLQISSFANRSWTRTDFLAWLGELQLYTWRNESDTVGLLKPWSQGTFSDQQWEQLQHTFQVYRSSFTRDVWEFVKMLHRDYPLEIQGSAGCNLLPRNTSETFLHAAFQGKDVLSFQGMSWVPAPDAPPWIEDLCKVINGDQGTKETVHWLLHDICPELLRGLLQMGKSELEKQVKPEAWLSSGPPPRPGHLRLVCHVSGFYPKPVRVTWVRGEQEEPGTQQGDVMPNADSTWYLRVTLDVEAAEAAGLSCRVKHSSLGDQDIILNWDGNRVSRGLIVVLVILVVFVLLVVGGFVFWFRKYRRYQDIP is encoded by the exons ATGAATGGCACCGGGGCTCCTGGGCAGAGGGCGGCGAGAGGGAGGCGAGCGGGGAAAGCGGCCGACGCTCGCGGCGGGCGGGCGCAGACTGATACACCTCGGGAAGCCGGGAGCTTGACCCACCAGCCCGAGAACCTGCTACCCCCTGCCTCCAGCTGCTTGGCCCCTGGAGACCGAGCTCGATTCAGAGCCAGCAGACATCACCCTTTCTTCCCAAACCtagctgtttgtttgtttctgttgctcttccttctcccttctgtGCTCTCCCTCCCGTGCCCCCGGTTCCTCCGATCTGTATTGTCTCCGGAGCCGCAAACGTCTTACTCCTTCCGCGGCCTCCAGATCTCCTCCTTTGCCAACCGCAGCTGGACGCGCACGGACTTCCTCGCGTGGCTGGGGGAGCTGCAGCTCTATACTTggcgcaatgagtcggacaccgTCGGCCTCCTGAAGCCTTGGTCTCAGGGCACATTCAGCGACCAACAGTGGGAGCAGCTGCAGCATACGTTTCAGGTTTATCGCAGCAGCTTCACCAGGGACGTCTGGGAATTCGTCAAAATGCTGCACCGCGACT ATCCTCTTGAGATCCAGGGATCTGCAGGATGTAATTTGCTCCCGAGGAACACCTCAGAAACCTTCTTACATGCTGCATTTCAAGGAAAGGATGTCCTGAGTTTCCAAGGAATGTCTTGGGTGCCAGCCCCAGATGCCCCCCCTTGGATCGAGGACCTCTGCAAGGTGATAAATGGGGACCAAGGGACCAAGGAAACAGTGCACTGGCTCCTCCATGACATCTGCCCCGAGTTGCTCAGAGGCCTCTTGCAGATGGGGAAGTCCGAGCTGGAGAAGCAAG TGAAGCCGGAggcctggctgtccagtggcccCCCTCCCCGGCCTGGCCACCTGCGGCTGGTCTGCCACGTCTCAGGATTCTACCCAAAACCCGTGCGGGTGACGTGGGTGAGGGGCgagcaggaggagcctggcactcAGCAAGGAGACGTCATGCCCAACGCCGACTCGACTTGGTATCTGCGAGTAACCCTGGATGTGGAGGCTGCGGAGGCGGCTGGCCTGAGCTGCCGAGTGAAGCACAGCAGCCTGGGAGACCAGGACATCATCCTGAACTGGG ATGGGAACCGTGTCTCCAGGGGCTTGATTGTCGTCCTGGTAATACTGGTGGTGTTTGTCCTTCTGGTTGTTGGAGGTTTCGTCTTCTGGTTTAGGAAGTACCG CCGCTATCAGGATATCCCATGA